A section of the Cyanobacteria bacterium GSL.Bin1 genome encodes:
- a CDS encoding BamA/TamA family outer membrane protein gives MFSEKFLYFLYHKILFILLLGFGLSLGNGKRESLAAELSQTLFSVNKIEQFEDLETLEQQEFDLEPKILSQLPNPITPRPEEEDIPEPEPPPETPLDVTPPPGVETEPFDNIPGTVTVSQFEFQGNTAFSDEELQAAVAEFIGKPITFSQLLQVEEIIRNKYTAGCRETEEELPCYINSGAVIEANQTIEPENATITVNVLEGELERIEITGTRGLNESYIRSRLQRGISKPLERNQLIENLQLLQLDPLIASISAELSAGSRPNKSFLEIEVIEADSFFVELITDNERNPSVGSWRRGFRINENNLLGFGDRVFLEYINTDGSNDLDLGYSAPLNASNTTVNLAGGITDTTVVEEPFDRIDITGDSFNVDLGVRQPILRTPTKELALGINATLQESNTAIEGKDVRLSPGADENGQTRIFALRFTQEYTNRTLQQVLALRSQFNLGIDVFDATNNDDPEPDSQFFAWRLQGQYVRRLARDTLVVLRSDLQLANTALVPLEQFSVGGVQSVRGFRQDALLTDNGFLASAEVRLPLLRVEEVQGVLQVAPFVDLGVGWNNDTENNPNPEQQTLVGLGVGLQWQMNNLTARIDYGIPLTEDINDGDTLQEEGIYFSVTASPF, from the coding sequence ATGTTTTCAGAAAAATTTTTATATTTTTTGTATCATAAGATACTTTTTATTTTGTTGTTAGGTTTTGGGTTATCTCTAGGAAATGGAAAAAGGGAGAGTCTAGCTGCAGAACTTTCTCAAACCCTCTTCTCCGTTAATAAAATTGAACAATTTGAAGATTTAGAAACTTTGGAGCAGCAGGAATTTGATCTTGAACCGAAGATTTTGTCTCAGCTACCCAATCCCATCACGCCTCGACCAGAAGAAGAAGACATTCCCGAACCCGAACCGCCACCAGAAACGCCGTTGGATGTTACTCCGCCACCGGGAGTTGAAACTGAACCATTTGATAACATTCCTGGGACGGTAACGGTCAGTCAATTTGAGTTTCAGGGGAATACCGCTTTTAGTGATGAAGAGTTACAAGCGGCGGTTGCTGAGTTTATCGGAAAGCCGATTACCTTTAGCCAACTGCTACAAGTAGAAGAAATTATTCGTAACAAGTACACCGCAGGCTGTCGAGAAACGGAGGAAGAACTGCCCTGTTACATCAACTCGGGAGCAGTCATTGAAGCCAATCAAACGATCGAGCCGGAAAATGCCACCATTACCGTCAATGTGCTGGAAGGGGAACTGGAAAGGATCGAAATTACAGGCACAAGAGGTTTAAATGAAAGCTATATTCGCAGCCGTTTGCAAAGGGGAATTTCTAAGCCTTTAGAAAGGAATCAACTGATAGAAAATCTGCAACTGTTACAGTTAGACCCCTTGATTGCTAGTATTTCGGCGGAATTGTCTGCTGGATCTCGTCCGAATAAAAGCTTTTTAGAGATTGAGGTGATCGAAGCCGATTCTTTCTTTGTGGAACTCATTACCGATAACGAACGTAATCCCTCAGTGGGAAGTTGGCGTCGGGGCTTCAGAATCAACGAAAACAATCTCTTGGGTTTTGGCGATCGCGTCTTTTTAGAATACATTAACACCGATGGGAGTAATGATCTCGATCTGGGTTATTCTGCCCCGCTTAACGCGAGTAACACCACGGTTAATCTTGCCGGAGGAATTACAGACACAACAGTGGTCGAAGAGCCTTTTGACCGCATCGATATTACCGGAGATTCTTTTAATGTTGACCTTGGGGTACGTCAGCCAATTTTGCGCACCCCCACTAAAGAATTGGCGTTGGGCATCAACGCGACCCTTCAGGAGAGCAACACTGCCATAGAGGGTAAAGATGTTCGTCTTTCTCCTGGTGCAGATGAAAATGGGCAAACGCGCATCTTCGCTTTGAGGTTTACGCAAGAATATACCAACCGCACTCTACAACAGGTGTTGGCGTTAAGGTCTCAATTTAATTTGGGTATCGATGTGTTTGATGCCACGAATAACGACGACCCCGAACCAGACAGTCAGTTTTTTGCTTGGCGCTTACAGGGACAGTATGTCAGGCGACTGGCGAGAGATACGTTAGTGGTTTTACGTTCGGATCTTCAGCTTGCCAACACGGCTTTAGTTCCGCTCGAACAGTTTAGCGTTGGGGGAGTACAGAGCGTTAGAGGGTTTCGTCAGGATGCTTTATTAACTGATAATGGCTTTTTGGCATCTGCGGAAGTGCGCTTACCGCTGCTGCGAGTAGAAGAAGTACAGGGGGTTTTACAAGTTGCGCCTTTTGTCGATCTCGGTGTGGGTTGGAATAATGACACCGAAAACAATCCCAATCCCGAACAACAGACTTTGGTGGGTTTGGGAGTGGGTTTGCAATGGCAAATGAATAATTTAACCGCTCGTATCGATTATGGTATTCCGCTAACAGAGGACATAAATGACGGTGACACGTTACAGGAGGAGGGGATCTATTTTTCCGTAACTGCTAGTCCGTTTTAA